In the genome of Halobacteriovorax sp. GB3, the window CTGGTCTTAATTCCATTGGGTCTTCAAGTAGATTATAGACAACAGTCTTGTTGAATCTTTTGGACCAGACATATTTGCTAGGCCAGTTAATTGAACCCAGATAGAGTCCATCATAAGGCTGTACAATTGGGGCAACAGATTCAGTTGCTTGAAGAATAGATTGTCCACTTGCTCTAATTTTTAAATTGTATCCAAGGTAATCGTAAATAGTCGGTGCAATATCTAATTGAGAGAAGGCGAGCTTATCGATAACTTGTGGCTCAATTTGATTTTTCCAAATTGCGATAAACGGGATGCGAAAAGATTCTTCATTGTAACCCATTTCATTAGAGTAATAGCCATGTTCTCCGCCTGGGAAACTGTGATCGCCCGTTAGAATAATAAGACTGTTTTCATAAAGGCCTTTTTCTTTTAATAAATCAATAAATGTTCCAAGGTATTTATCGCTCAAATGTAGAGAATTTAAGTAGCGCTCTTTTCTACCATTACCGGAATCTCCAGGGTAAATATAACGTTGGCTTTGAGGAATATAGTTAAATTTCATATGGTGGCTGATTGTCGCAACCATAGAAAAAAGAGGCTTTTCAGATTGTTTGATAATTTCTAAAGAGCTATCAAGGTATTGTTTATAGCCCAGATCATCCTGAATTCCCCAGCCCCAGATATTCTCATTTCTCTGTTTTTCTGTAAGTTTACTTGGCAGAGCCGCTTGGACATGTTTGAAGCCAATTCCTTTCATAAAGGCCCTGGCATTATCAAATTCTAGATTACTATAAATTTGAAAAAAGAGACTTTCGTAACCTATTTTTCCAAGCTCTTTTGGTAAGCAATCAACTTTTGAAGGATCAACTTTATAAGAAGCTTTTCCTCTGAGTAGGGGAAGTCTTGAACATAATATACTGAAATGCCCCTTTGTCGTTTGAATGGAGTTCCCATAAAAGTTTTTGGCGTAAAGGCCTTCTTTTGTAAGTTCATTCATAACTGGAGTAATGACTTTACCATCAACTTTTTTATTGATGTAAAGGCCATTAAAAGATTCGAGGGCGACAATAAAGATATGCGGATTTTTTCTTTCTCTCGTTGAAAGCAATTCTTTTGAAAATGGATTTTCTTTTGATGAGAGTTCCTTGTAGTGCTCTCCTTTTTCAAGTCCTCCAAAATAGTATTCTAGTCCCGTTTTCACAGTGTAGCTTACTTCCTCAAAGAGGTAAGGGAGATTGAATAGCCCAATAAGATAGATGCCTAGAAAGAGCCCCGAAAAAGTAAACCTTCTTTGAACAAAGCTCTTAGAGAAGATCTTTTTCCAAATCTCTAAAAAGATCAAAACTGGAATCATATAAACTGCAATCCAAATATCTTTGGACTTAAACGTTCCAGCGACAACCTTTGCACTTTCTGGATTGAGAGCATCGCGAATATTATCGATGAAGACAGCGTAATCAAAGCTATTTGTCGTACGATAGTGGTACTTGATTCCAAAGTAATAGAGAATAATTAAAAAGATTCCCCAAAAGGTTCTCATGAATCGGCTTTTACAAGCATGATTGAAAGACTCACTTAAAAAGTAGAGGCTGAAAAAACCAAGGCAAATAACGATAATGTTTTCTGTATTGAAAACGATCTTTTGGATATCACCTCTTATATGGAAGAAGGCGAGTGAGCCAAAGTAGAGAAACCATAGAAATTTTGTTGTAAACCACGTTTTATTTAAATTTAGCATTCTAAAAGATTAGCATACCAATTTAGGCCTTGATAACCCTCTTGCCATCGATTGTGAATTTTCCTCGTGTATCAATGATCATTCGAGATGAGAGTGCGACAAGATCATAATCAACCTGGTCGTGATCAGTGAGAAGGACTACACAGTCGAAGTTCTCAATATATTTTCTTGATAGAATGCCCGACTCTAGCTTTTGCCCATCTATCAATATTTCCTGGTGAAAAGGATCGTGGTAGCTAACTTGATAACCTCTTTTCATGAGACTCTTAAAAATCTCAAGGGAGGGGGAACTATCGACTTGAGCGATGTTTTTCTTGTAAGTGATTCCAAGGACTAAAAGGCGCGTCTGGTTTGGCGATTGAAAGTGATGTCCGACTTGCTCTAAAACAAAATCTGGCATTTTTAAGTTTATCGACGTTGCTGTGTCGATAAGTTGGGAATTAATACCTAAGGTTTTAGAAAAAGATGAAAGAAATTGAGGGGTTAGGGGGATACAATGCCCTCCTATACCTGGCCCAGCTGAGACCTTTTGAAAGCCAAATGGCTTTGTCGCACAGGCATCGAGGACTTCATCAATATTCATATCAATTCGATTCATTAAAATCTTCATCTCATTGGCAAAAGATATATTAATGAGCCTTTGCGCATTCTCTATAAGCTTGGCCATCTCTGCAACTTCAGTGCTCGCCACTGGGATTGGGTTATCTATAATCAAAGAGTAGAAATTGAGAGCGTTATTTAGCGAATGATCGCAAAGCCCCGAGACAAGCTTTGGAATGGTTTGCGTAGAGAACTCATGATTTCCTGGATCTTCTCTTTCTGGAGAATAACTAATATAGAGGTTTTCTCCTAAGGTCCTTCCCGACTCTAAAAGAATTGGAAGAAGGATCTCTCTGGTGGCCTTTGGGGGAAGCGTACTTTCGATGATGATTAACTTTTCATCGTCGAGGTTTTCCTTCAGATTTTTCGAAACGATATTAGTTACATTTATAATCTTAGTAAGGTCAGGTTCATTTTGTTCTGTTAAAAGAGTGGGAACACAAATTATGGTCACATCAGTTTGCTGAATTTTTTTATCATCACATGAAAGAGTGAGAAGATTTTTTTGAAGAGATTTTTTCACTCTTTTCGAATCGATGTGAGATAGGTGAGAGTCTCCATTTGAAAGCGTTTGAATCAACTTCGTATCAATGTCTATGCCTGTAACGTGAATAGCTGATTCGCTTATTCTAAGGGCGAGAGGAAGGCCTATATGACCAAGACCAATCACGCTGACGCTAATATTTTTTCTGTCGATTTTCTCTTTCAAATTCATACAAAAATCCTAACACAAAAAAAACTTGATGTAATATCTACCTAGGAGCAGAATCAGGTTGAATAGAAAGTTGAATGGGTGTATCAACCCCAACTTAATAAGAACATCACAAACTTTTTAAGAGTAGAAGAGGTAAAAAAGTCGTGAAAACAACACTAAGTGTTCTGGCCCTATTGGTGGGGATCAACACTGTAAAAGCATGGGAAGCCGAGAGTATCGTTGAGTTAAACAAGAAGACAGTTAAGGCGGTAGTTCTTAACAATAATGCAGATGCTGTGAGGTGTTCTGGATATATTTTTGGTCTTCTAAAGAGTGGGGAAACTTTAAAGAAGAGATTCAAGCCGGTAGTGATAAAGGCGGATGATTTTTCTGCTGAGTTGATTGCCACTTCGAAAGAAGACTTTATTGGTGGTTCAGCATCGATTCAATGTGATTGGATCTAAGATATAGGGAGGCGTTTTCGCCTCCTTTTTTTTGGTCCTGGATACTTTTCTAGCGTCGTCGCGTCAATTTTATTTGTTGTAATAATAAAGGGCCATATTCTTAAAGGCAAGAGAGGTATTAAGATCAAAATTAAATACGTCATTAAAGTATTTAAACAATTGTATTGAAAGATACTTCCTATCTTCAGATTCATCTATAATATCGAAAATCTTCGAATATATTTCATTAATTTTGATTGCAGAATTTGGATTCTCTCT includes:
- a CDS encoding LTA synthase family protein; this encodes MLNLNKTWFTTKFLWFLYFGSLAFFHIRGDIQKIVFNTENIIVICLGFFSLYFLSESFNHACKSRFMRTFWGIFLIILYYFGIKYHYRTTNSFDYAVFIDNIRDALNPESAKVVAGTFKSKDIWIAVYMIPVLIFLEIWKKIFSKSFVQRRFTFSGLFLGIYLIGLFNLPYLFEEVSYTVKTGLEYYFGGLEKGEHYKELSSKENPFSKELLSTRERKNPHIFIVALESFNGLYINKKVDGKVITPVMNELTKEGLYAKNFYGNSIQTTKGHFSILCSRLPLLRGKASYKVDPSKVDCLPKELGKIGYESLFFQIYSNLEFDNARAFMKGIGFKHVQAALPSKLTEKQRNENIWGWGIQDDLGYKQYLDSSLEIIKQSEKPLFSMVATISHHMKFNYIPQSQRYIYPGDSGNGRKERYLNSLHLSDKYLGTFIDLLKEKGLYENSLIILTGDHSFPGGEHGYYSNEMGYNEESFRIPFIAIWKNQIEPQVIDKLAFSQLDIAPTIYDYLGYNLKIRASGQSILQATESVAPIVQPYDGLYLGSINWPSKYVWSKRFNKTVVYNLLEDPMELRPVDIESKEISILKDTLTVNENTLLTK
- a CDS encoding nucleotide sugar dehydrogenase; this encodes MNLKEKIDRKNISVSVIGLGHIGLPLALRISESAIHVTGIDIDTKLIQTLSNGDSHLSHIDSKRVKKSLQKNLLTLSCDDKKIQQTDVTIICVPTLLTEQNEPDLTKIINVTNIVSKNLKENLDDEKLIIIESTLPPKATREILLPILLESGRTLGENLYISYSPEREDPGNHEFSTQTIPKLVSGLCDHSLNNALNFYSLIIDNPIPVASTEVAEMAKLIENAQRLINISFANEMKILMNRIDMNIDEVLDACATKPFGFQKVSAGPGIGGHCIPLTPQFLSSFSKTLGINSQLIDTATSINLKMPDFVLEQVGHHFQSPNQTRLLVLGITYKKNIAQVDSSPSLEIFKSLMKRGYQVSYHDPFHQEILIDGQKLESGILSRKYIENFDCVVLLTDHDQVDYDLVALSSRMIIDTRGKFTIDGKRVIKA